CCGACCGCGTCGAACCTCGGCGGGCGCTCGGCCCCATCTTCGCTCTCGGCTCGTTCCTGACTTTCGGCTGCCTGCTCGTCAACGCCGCCATCCCCATGCTTCTCCCCTCGCCGCAGGCGATGAACTGGGAACTGAGGACGATCCTGGTCGTCACTCTCGACTTCCTCCTACCGGCGACCGTGCTGGGCATGGTCGGCCCGGTGGTCGCCAAGATGGCCGTCGACCTGTCGGCGAAGGCCGGAAGCGCCATCGGCGACGTCTACTTCTTCGGGGCGGTCGGCTCGATCGTGGGGACGTTCCTGGCCGGCTTCGTGCTGATCTACCTGGCGCCGACCTCGGTGATCGTTCTGGTCGTCGCCGCCGCTCTGGCTCTGCTGGCCGCCGCGCTTGATGAGAATCCCCTGACGCGCGGGGCGGCGGTCGCCACGGCCGTCCTTCTGGGGCTCGCCTCGGTCGCTCCGATGATCCGGTCGCTGGGGATCGGCGGTATCGATCTGGGTGGCTACCAGATCAACCATGTGGCGCTGGCGGGTGGGGCCGCGTCGCTCCTGCTGGCCTTCACCGCGGCCGCGTCGCTCAAGACGAGGGCGGCGATCACCGACGCTGAAGCGGAGGTGGCCCTTGAAGCGACGGCCGATCACCAGGCCTCGCGGACGAGCCTCCGCGACCTGGCGGCCCTGGCCTTCCTGGCCAGCCTGGCGTTCATGGCGATGGAGATGGTCGCCGGCCGAATGGTGACCCGCAACCTGGGGTCGAGCGTCTACGGCTGGACGAGCGTCATCGGCGTCTTGCTGGCGGGGTTGAGCCTGGGGAACTGGCTGGGAGGCCGCGTCGCAAACATCATCCGAAGCGAGAAGCAGGCGAGCTGGCTGTTCATGGTCGCCTCGGCCGCCCTGCTCTGGATCCTCTTTCTGGACGGTCAACCGGAGTGGTTCCGCGACGCGACCGGCCAGGGGTATAACCCGAGCCTCCTCAGTCGGGCCATCGTGCTGAACGAGGTCACTCTCTTCGGCAGCACCTGGCCGCTGAGCTGGCCGTATCGCGTGCTGCTGGTCGTGACGCTCGTCTTCTTCCTGCCGGCCGTCACCATGGGGACGGTCAGCCCCGTCGTGGCGAAGCTGGCCGTGGAACGGCTGCGGAAGAGCAAGCGGACGGGGACGGCCATCGGAGCGGTCTACGCCTGGGGGATGGTCGGCAGCATCATCGGAACCTTCCTGACGGGCTTCGTCCTGATCGACCATCTGGGGACGAAGGGTGTTCTGCTGGTCCTGGCCGCGGTGCTCGCCCTGGCGGCGACCATTCTGGGCTCGGTTTTCCACGCCGTCTGGGCGGGGATCCCGCTGGGGCTGTGCGTGATCGGGCTCCTTCCGATGAAGTGGACCGAGAAGATCGGCCACCAGTGGAACATCCGCGAGGATCGGGGAGACGTGACCACGACCCAGGACGCCCTCGCTTACGCGGACGAGAGCAACTACTACTACATCAAGGTCAACAACGAGCCCGAGGGGGACCTCCAGCTCCGGACGCTCGTGCTGGACAACCTGATCCACGGCTACTTCATCCTCGGCCACCCCGAGCGGCTCGACTACGACTATGAGCACATCTACGCGATGATCGGCTACCGGGCCGCCAAGGCGGCCGGCAAGATCACCCTCGCCGGAGCCGCCCCCGCGCCGACGCCTGCGGCAGAGACCGGGAAGCTCCCCGATCAGGTCATCGCCGACGGCCAGCCAACTCCTGCCAAGACCGAGACGAAGCCCGCCGCGCCGACGGCCGACATGCCGCCGGACGATGAGGAGATCCTGGAATCCCCCTCGCGGTCGTGGATGCCCAAGGTCGCGAGCTCGACGCTGAAGACCCTGTTTCTGGGGGGCGGCGCCTACACGTTCCAGCGCCACATGCAGCACGTCTACCCGGGGACTGAGGTCGACGTCGCCGAGATCGATCCGGCCGTCACGCGGGCCAACCAGGCGGCGACCGGCCTGCCCCTCGACACGCCCATCAAAACCACCTGGGGCGACGCCCGCCAGTTCGTGGAGCGGAACCAGGACTCCAAGCAGTACGACCTGATCTACGGCGACGCCTTCAACGACTTCTCAGTCCCCTGGCACCTGACGACCCGGGAGTTCAACGAGAAGATCTCCAAGATGATGGCCCCGACGGGCGTCTACATGATCAACATCATCGACGCCTATGAGTCCGACGCCGAGGCCCTCTCCAAGGCCAAGAAGGAGATCGACGCGCTCCAGATCAAGGATCCCGCAGCCGAGGAGCGAGTCCGTCAGCGATATCTCACGGCCGCCCACCGCTACGGCGGATTCCTGGGTGCCTGGACGGCCACCGCCAAACTGACGTTCCCCCACGTCTACATCTTCGGCACCAGCGAGTCGACCGGCGAGGGCCAGCGCGAAACCTTCGTCGTCGTGGCCGCGAAACAGCCGATCGACCTCACCGACCTCGGCAAGCGCGACGACGACCCCCGCTTCTTCCAGAATCACAAGCGGACCGTCGCCGCCTTCTACGGGCCCGAGGACGAAAAGGCCGTGCTGGAAAGCCGATCGCGAGGGATCATCCTGACGGACGACTACGCCCCGGTCGAAAACCTGCTGGCCCCCGTGGCCGAAACTCGCGGCAAGGATTGAGTGAAACAGCTTATTGAAGAAATGCGGTTCGATGGTCTTCCCCCCTCGCGGGGGAAGACAGACCGCGAGGAACACCGACGAAATAACCTCCCCGAGTCAAGGACCGAGAGGGTGGTCCAGGCGGCCCGCCTGGACGTCTTCGACCCCAAGCCCTGGGACGTCCGGGCGGGCCGCCCGGACCACCCGATCAGTGAGCCTTGACCTGTCCAAAATCGGGAAGTTGTTTCGTCAGCTGGCAACTGAAAACTGAAAACTCCCGAGCGGCCACCTTCCCCCGCAAGGGTGGAAAGACGTTATGGATCAAGTCGGGCTCCTTCCGGGATACGATCCGAGCGAGACTCATCCAATGAACTCTGGCGCCCCGTCGACTCCCAAAGCCCCCCGCGACTGGACCTGGCCGATGGTCTTCGGCGTCTTCGCGG
The nucleotide sequence above comes from Paludisphaera rhizosphaerae. Encoded proteins:
- a CDS encoding fused MFS/spermidine synthase, which gives rise to MVGLAARWSPYALAFFSSLCIMVLELVSSRLVARHVGSSLTVWNSVIGIILAGICLGNVLGGRLADRVEPRRALGPIFALGSFLTFGCLLVNAAIPMLLPSPQAMNWELRTILVVTLDFLLPATVLGMVGPVVAKMAVDLSAKAGSAIGDVYFFGAVGSIVGTFLAGFVLIYLAPTSVIVLVVAAALALLAAALDENPLTRGAAVATAVLLGLASVAPMIRSLGIGGIDLGGYQINHVALAGGAASLLLAFTAAASLKTRAAITDAEAEVALEATADHQASRTSLRDLAALAFLASLAFMAMEMVAGRMVTRNLGSSVYGWTSVIGVLLAGLSLGNWLGGRVANIIRSEKQASWLFMVASAALLWILFLDGQPEWFRDATGQGYNPSLLSRAIVLNEVTLFGSTWPLSWPYRVLLVVTLVFFLPAVTMGTVSPVVAKLAVERLRKSKRTGTAIGAVYAWGMVGSIIGTFLTGFVLIDHLGTKGVLLVLAAVLALAATILGSVFHAVWAGIPLGLCVIGLLPMKWTEKIGHQWNIREDRGDVTTTQDALAYADESNYYYIKVNNEPEGDLQLRTLVLDNLIHGYFILGHPERLDYDYEHIYAMIGYRAAKAAGKITLAGAAPAPTPAAETGKLPDQVIADGQPTPAKTETKPAAPTADMPPDDEEILESPSRSWMPKVASSTLKTLFLGGGAYTFQRHMQHVYPGTEVDVAEIDPAVTRANQAATGLPLDTPIKTTWGDARQFVERNQDSKQYDLIYGDAFNDFSVPWHLTTREFNEKISKMMAPTGVYMINIIDAYESDAEALSKAKKEIDALQIKDPAAEERVRQRYLTAAHRYGGFLGAWTATAKLTFPHVYIFGTSESTGEGQRETFVVVAAKQPIDLTDLGKRDDDPRFFQNHKRTVAAFYGPEDEKAVLESRSRGIILTDDYAPVENLLAPVAETRGKD